A section of the Thauera chlorobenzoica genome encodes:
- a CDS encoding winged helix domain-containing protein, with translation MRATHYDGSLARSQQNGARWLPNPVSCAGQLLLELIERAAAADDRGVTPRDFYRSAWSQREAAYVHRLRRGGWTIETELREASNRFEKVKHAAYFLVLDVDPDGVELQQWIAMAREVRS, from the coding sequence GTGAGAGCCACTCACTACGATGGAAGTTTAGCACGTTCGCAGCAGAACGGCGCACGTTGGCTGCCCAATCCAGTAAGTTGCGCGGGGCAGCTGCTGCTCGAGCTGATCGAGCGTGCCGCCGCCGCCGACGATCGGGGCGTGACGCCGCGCGATTTCTACCGATCGGCTTGGTCGCAACGCGAGGCCGCGTATGTCCACCGGCTGCGCCGCGGCGGCTGGACCATCGAGACCGAGCTGCGCGAGGCATCGAACCGCTTCGAGAAGGTCAAGCACGCCGCCTATTTTCTGGTGCTCGACGTGGACCCCGATGGGGTCGAGTTGCAGCAGTGGATCGCGATGGCGCGCGAGGTTCGGTCATGA
- the folK gene encoding 2-amino-4-hydroxy-6-hydroxymethyldihydropteridine diphosphokinase has translation MSAVARVRAYIAFGANLGDPAAAFALSLQRLGALPVSAVAAHSALYRSAPVGVDGQPDYINAVIALDTALDAHALLEALHGIEHDSGRSRDYPMAPRTIDLDLLLYGDAVIDTPALQVPHPRMHLRAFALLPLAEIAPETVIPGHGSLAGLLAAVGDQAITRLG, from the coding sequence ATGAGCGCGGTGGCGCGCGTGCGCGCCTACATCGCCTTCGGCGCCAACCTCGGCGACCCGGCGGCAGCGTTCGCCCTCTCCCTGCAGCGCCTCGGCGCCCTGCCCGTGAGCGCGGTCGCAGCGCACTCGGCGCTCTACCGCAGCGCACCGGTCGGGGTGGACGGCCAGCCCGACTACATCAACGCCGTCATCGCGCTCGACACCGCACTCGACGCCCACGCCCTGCTCGAGGCCCTGCACGGCATCGAGCACGACAGCGGCCGCAGCCGCGACTATCCGATGGCGCCGCGCACGATCGACCTCGACCTGCTGCTCTACGGCGATGCGGTCATCGATACGCCGGCGCTGCAGGTGCCGCACCCGCGCATGCACCTGCGCGCCTTCGCCTTGCTGCCACTCGCCGAGATCGCGCCGGAGACCGTCATTCCCGGCCACGGCAGCCTCGCCGGGCTGCTCGCCGCCGTCGGCGACCAGGCCATCACCCGCCTCGGATAA
- a CDS encoding AI-2E family transporter: protein MSHPRADRLQTLAWTAAGLALIGLFWALGPILAPFVIAAVFAYICDPAVNWMVARRVPRAFAVLLVIIAAGLALVTLALILLPMVYREGVLLVNRLPDLIEMFNAQVSPLLQARLGIELQLDAAQFRQLLADNWSSAQDILPVLIGHLKTGGMALVGFVVNLFLIPLVMFYLLQEWPRILAELERIVPRPWLARTVRILGDIDSVMSEFLRGQLSVMLLLALFYSLGLWLAGLKFALPVGVLTGLLVFIPYVGFGGGLLLAIMAALLQGEGWPPLIGVAAVYGLGQLLESFLLTPYLVGERIGLHPLAVIFALMAFGQLFGFVGVLVALPVSAALLVGLREVRHAWFASPVYLGSEAPGATKDASSR, encoded by the coding sequence ATGAGCCATCCCCGCGCCGATCGTCTGCAAACCCTGGCCTGGACCGCGGCGGGCCTCGCGCTGATCGGACTGTTCTGGGCCCTGGGGCCGATCCTCGCCCCGTTCGTGATCGCCGCGGTGTTCGCCTACATCTGCGACCCGGCGGTGAACTGGATGGTGGCCCGGCGCGTGCCGCGTGCGTTCGCCGTGCTGCTGGTGATCATCGCGGCCGGTCTCGCGCTGGTGACGCTGGCGCTGATCCTGCTGCCGATGGTGTATCGCGAGGGCGTGCTGCTGGTGAACCGCCTGCCCGACCTGATCGAAATGTTCAACGCCCAGGTGTCGCCACTGCTGCAGGCGCGGCTGGGAATCGAGCTGCAGCTCGACGCCGCCCAGTTCCGCCAGCTGCTCGCCGACAACTGGAGCAGCGCCCAGGACATCCTGCCGGTGCTGATCGGCCATCTCAAGACGGGCGGGATGGCGCTGGTCGGCTTCGTCGTCAACCTGTTCCTGATCCCGCTGGTGATGTTCTACCTGCTGCAGGAATGGCCGCGCATCCTCGCCGAACTGGAGCGCATCGTCCCCCGCCCCTGGCTCGCACGCACGGTGCGCATCCTCGGCGACATCGACTCGGTGATGTCCGAATTCCTCCGCGGCCAGCTGTCGGTGATGCTGTTGCTGGCCCTGTTCTACAGCCTCGGGCTGTGGCTCGCCGGGCTGAAGTTCGCCTTGCCGGTGGGGGTACTCACCGGCCTGCTGGTGTTCATTCCCTATGTCGGCTTCGGCGGCGGCCTGCTGCTGGCGATCATGGCCGCGCTGCTGCAAGGCGAAGGCTGGCCGCCGCTGATCGGCGTCGCCGCGGTGTACGGCCTCGGTCAGCTACTGGAGAGCTTCCTCCTCACGCCCTACCTGGTCGGCGAACGGATCGGCCTGCATCCGCTGGCAGTCATCTTCGCGCTGATGGCCTTCGGCCAGCTGTTCGGCTTCGTCGGCGTGCTGGTGGCGCTGCCGGTGAGCGCGGCACTGCTCGTGGGCTTGCGCGAAGTGCGCCACGCCTGGTTCGCCAGCCCGGTTTACCTGGGGAGCGAAGCGCCGGGCGCAACGAAGGACGCCTCCTCGCGATGA
- a CDS encoding DUF2784 domain-containing protein, whose amino-acid sequence MIFRLAADLVLLLHLAFIVFVLTGGLLALRWRWAPLLHLPAAAWGVFIELSGRICPLTPLENLLRAQAGQAGYAGGFIEHYLLRLIYPDDMTQGVQAVLAGVVLGVNAGVYAWVWRRRSR is encoded by the coding sequence ATGATTTTCCGTCTGGCCGCCGATCTCGTTCTGCTGCTGCACCTGGCGTTCATCGTCTTCGTGCTCACCGGCGGGCTGCTTGCCCTGCGCTGGCGGTGGGCGCCGTTGCTGCATCTTCCCGCGGCCGCCTGGGGGGTGTTCATCGAGCTCAGTGGGCGGATCTGCCCGCTCACTCCACTGGAAAACCTGCTGCGCGCCCAGGCGGGCCAGGCCGGTTATGCAGGGGGCTTCATCGAGCACTACCTGCTGAGGCTGATCTATCCAGATGACATGACTCAGGGCGTCCAGGCCGTACTCGCCGGGGTCGTGTTGGGTGTCAATGCCGGCGTGTATGCGTGGGTGTGGCGGCGGCGGAGCAGATGA
- the pcnB gene encoding polynucleotide adenylyltransferase PcnB: MIRKLLRKVFKRPTQSAHREPALIPVERHGIRREQLSPAARKTCTVLQEAGFKAFVVGGAVRDLLIGHPPKDYDVATSATPEEVRALFRRSRIIGRRFKIVHVMSGPETIEVSTFRANQDAESTETDAHGRVLRDNVYGNQEEDATRRDFTVNALYYDPGAETIVDYHHGVADIQQKTLRMIGDPRTRYREDPVRMLRAVRLAAKLGLSIDPAARHPIRDMAALLENVPAARLFDEMLKLLFSGYAVKCLQQLREEGLHHGLLPLLDVILGQPLGERFVWLSLENTDERVRQDKSVSPGFLFATLLWHEVLSAWERKKAAGEHAQPALFEAMDEVLDAQAGKLAITRRIVGDIKDIWALQPRFDKRSGKTPYRLIEQPRYRAGWDFLRLRAQAGEISMELVDWWDRFAHAGHDERDALLREAPAEAAPAAKKRRRRRRKPADGEAVASADSA; encoded by the coding sequence ATGATCCGCAAGCTGCTGCGCAAGGTCTTCAAGCGCCCGACGCAATCCGCACACCGCGAACCCGCCCTCATCCCCGTCGAACGCCACGGCATCCGCCGCGAGCAGCTGTCGCCGGCTGCGCGCAAGACCTGCACGGTGCTGCAGGAAGCCGGCTTCAAGGCCTTCGTCGTCGGCGGCGCCGTGCGCGACCTGCTGATCGGCCATCCGCCGAAGGACTACGACGTCGCCACCAGCGCCACGCCGGAAGAAGTGCGCGCGCTGTTCCGCCGCTCACGCATCATCGGCCGCCGCTTCAAGATCGTGCACGTGATGAGCGGGCCGGAAACCATCGAGGTCTCCACGTTCCGCGCCAACCAGGACGCCGAATCGACGGAAACCGACGCGCACGGCCGCGTGCTGCGCGACAACGTGTACGGCAACCAGGAAGAAGACGCCACCCGGCGCGACTTCACCGTCAATGCGCTGTACTACGACCCGGGCGCCGAAACCATCGTCGATTATCACCACGGCGTGGCCGACATCCAGCAGAAAACCCTGCGCATGATCGGCGACCCGCGCACGCGCTACCGCGAAGACCCGGTACGCATGCTGCGCGCGGTGCGCCTGGCGGCAAAGCTGGGCCTCAGCATCGATCCCGCCGCGCGCCATCCGATCCGCGACATGGCCGCCCTGCTGGAAAACGTGCCGGCCGCGCGCCTGTTCGACGAGATGCTCAAGCTGCTGTTCTCGGGCTACGCGGTGAAGTGCCTGCAGCAGCTGCGCGAAGAAGGCCTGCACCACGGCCTGCTGCCGCTGCTCGACGTCATCCTCGGCCAGCCGCTGGGCGAGCGCTTCGTCTGGCTGTCGCTGGAAAACACCGACGAGCGCGTGCGCCAGGACAAGTCGGTGTCGCCCGGTTTCCTGTTCGCCACCCTGCTGTGGCACGAAGTGCTGTCGGCGTGGGAAAGGAAGAAGGCCGCCGGCGAGCACGCCCAGCCGGCGCTGTTCGAAGCGATGGACGAGGTCCTCGACGCCCAGGCCGGCAAGCTCGCGATCACCCGCCGCATCGTCGGCGACATCAAGGACATCTGGGCGCTGCAGCCGCGCTTCGACAAGCGCTCGGGGAAGACCCCTTATCGCCTCATCGAGCAGCCGCGCTACCGCGCCGGCTGGGACTTCCTGCGCCTGCGCGCACAGGCGGGCGAGATATCGATGGAGCTCGTCGACTGGTGGGACCGCTTCGCCCATGCCGGTCACGACGAGCGCGACGCGCTGCTCCGCGAGGCCCCGGCCGAAGCGGCGCCGGCGGCGAAAAAGCGCCGGCGGCGGCGGCGCAAACCGGCCGACGGCGAGGCCGTCGCTTCCGCGGACAGCGCATGA
- a CDS encoding tyrosine-type recombinase/integrase — translation MPRQRLTLPRIAAFKPEKESFLWDEDMPRLAVRARPSGSRAFVFKGTLHYKDIRVTIGSTDTWTIEAARDEARRYQRWIDEGKDPRDELKAAVDARTAEEASRVAAVEEAAREAEQRSRPAIEAWGHYLEARRAKWSASHLRDHERLAQPGGDPITRGKKTTEDGTTQPGLLRPLLMRPLVEIDAALVQSWLKDQTAKRPTQAALAFRLLRAFLNWAAEDERYQAIASPQAHATKKVREELPKRTAKDDCLQREQLRPWFEKVRAIKNPVIAAYLQGALLTGARREELAALRWEDVDFQWNTLRIRDKVEGERVIPLTPYVAQLLRDLKRRNDTPPAEWRILHGKRIKNDLEGWAPGPWVFASPRAEVGYLQEPRIQHQAACREAGIDGLTIHGLRRSFGSLAEWVEVPTGVVAQIMGHKPSATAEKHYRRRPLDLLRKWHTAIEVWILEEAGIEVGGAVEAPALVAVGVGK, via the coding sequence ATGCCCCGCCAGCGTCTCACCCTCCCGCGCATCGCTGCCTTCAAGCCTGAGAAGGAGAGCTTCCTTTGGGACGAGGACATGCCGCGCCTCGCGGTGCGTGCGCGTCCGTCGGGCTCGAGGGCGTTCGTCTTCAAAGGGACGCTGCACTACAAGGACATCCGCGTCACCATCGGTAGCACTGACACCTGGACCATCGAGGCTGCGCGCGACGAGGCCCGGCGCTATCAGCGGTGGATCGACGAGGGGAAAGACCCTCGTGATGAGCTCAAGGCCGCGGTGGACGCACGAACCGCTGAGGAGGCTAGCCGCGTAGCTGCCGTCGAGGAAGCTGCGCGCGAGGCGGAGCAGAGGAGTAGGCCCGCCATCGAAGCATGGGGCCACTACCTCGAAGCGCGCCGCGCGAAGTGGAGCGCCTCGCACCTGCGCGACCACGAGCGCTTGGCCCAGCCCGGCGGCGACCCGATCACCCGCGGCAAGAAGACCACCGAGGACGGCACCACCCAGCCGGGACTGTTGCGCCCGTTGCTGATGCGCCCGCTGGTTGAGATCGACGCGGCGCTTGTGCAGTCTTGGCTCAAGGATCAGACCGCCAAGCGCCCGACGCAGGCCGCGCTCGCGTTCCGCCTGCTGCGTGCCTTCCTTAACTGGGCCGCCGAGGATGAGCGTTACCAGGCCATCGCCAGCCCGCAGGCCCACGCCACCAAGAAGGTGCGCGAGGAGCTCCCCAAGCGCACGGCGAAGGACGACTGTCTGCAGCGCGAGCAGCTTCGGCCTTGGTTCGAGAAGGTGCGCGCGATCAAGAACCCCGTCATCGCCGCATATCTGCAGGGTGCGCTCTTGACTGGCGCCCGTCGCGAGGAGCTCGCCGCGCTGCGCTGGGAGGATGTCGACTTTCAATGGAACACGCTGCGCATCCGCGACAAGGTCGAAGGCGAGCGGGTCATTCCGCTGACGCCCTACGTCGCCCAGCTGCTGCGCGACCTCAAGCGCAGGAACGACACCCCGCCGGCCGAGTGGCGGATCTTGCACGGCAAGCGCATCAAGAACGACCTCGAGGGGTGGGCGCCGGGTCCGTGGGTGTTCGCCAGTCCGCGCGCCGAGGTGGGGTATCTGCAAGAGCCACGCATCCAGCACCAGGCCGCATGCCGGGAGGCGGGTATCGATGGGCTGACGATCCACGGTCTGCGCCGATCGTTTGGTAGCCTGGCCGAGTGGGTGGAGGTGCCCACAGGAGTGGTGGCGCAGATCATGGGCCACAAGCCGAGCGCGACCGCGGAGAAGCACTATCGCCGGCGCCCGCTCGACCTGCTGCGCAAGTGGCACACGGCCATCGAAGTGTGGATCCTGGAGGAGGCGGGTATTGAGGTTGGCGGTGCGGTTGAAGCGCCGGCCCTCGTGGCTGTCGGTGTAGGAAAGTGA
- the purM gene encoding phosphoribosylformylglycinamidine cyclo-ligase — translation MSAHHPAPPAEPQASLSYRDAGVDIDAGDALVDRIKPLAKRTLRPEVLGGIGGFGALFELSKKYKEPVLVSGTDGVGTKLKLAFQLNKHDTVGQDLVAMSVNDILVQGAEPLFFLDYFACGKLDVDTAADVVKGIAHGCELAGCALIGGETAEMPGMYPAGEYDLAGFAVGAVEKADIIDGSRIVPGDVVLGLASSGAHSNGYSLIRKIAERAKVDFDAPFHGRAFRDVVMAPTRIYVKPLLALMQAMPGTIKGMAHITGGGITENVPRILRDELVARIDGGAWTLPPLFQWLQMAGNVDGDEMLRVFNCGIGMVVVVSAEDVDTAAEKLTAAGETVYRIGRIDSRREGEAQTIVE, via the coding sequence TTGAGCGCACACCATCCCGCCCCTCCCGCCGAGCCCCAGGCCTCCCTTTCCTACCGCGACGCCGGCGTGGACATCGATGCCGGCGACGCCCTGGTCGATCGCATCAAGCCGCTCGCCAAGCGCACCCTGCGTCCCGAAGTGCTCGGCGGCATCGGCGGCTTCGGCGCGTTGTTCGAGCTGTCCAAGAAGTACAAGGAACCGGTGCTGGTGTCCGGCACCGACGGCGTCGGCACCAAGCTCAAGCTCGCCTTCCAGTTGAACAAGCATGACACCGTCGGCCAGGACCTGGTGGCGATGAGCGTCAACGACATCCTCGTGCAGGGTGCCGAGCCGCTGTTCTTTCTCGACTACTTCGCCTGCGGCAAGCTCGACGTCGACACCGCCGCCGACGTCGTCAAGGGCATCGCCCACGGCTGCGAGCTGGCCGGCTGCGCGCTGATCGGTGGCGAGACCGCGGAGATGCCCGGCATGTACCCGGCGGGCGAATACGATCTCGCCGGCTTCGCCGTCGGCGCGGTGGAGAAGGCCGACATCATCGACGGCAGCCGCATCGTGCCGGGTGACGTGGTGCTGGGGCTGGCCTCCAGCGGCGCGCACTCGAACGGCTACTCGCTGATCCGCAAGATCGCCGAGCGCGCCAAGGTCGATTTCGACGCCCCGTTCCATGGCCGCGCCTTCCGCGACGTGGTGATGGCGCCGACCCGGATCTACGTCAAGCCGCTGCTGGCACTGATGCAGGCGATGCCGGGCACGATCAAGGGCATGGCCCACATCACCGGCGGCGGCATCACCGAAAACGTGCCGCGCATCCTGCGCGACGAACTCGTCGCCCGCATCGACGGCGGCGCATGGACGCTGCCGCCGCTGTTCCAGTGGCTGCAGATGGCGGGCAACGTCGACGGCGACGAGATGCTGCGTGTGTTCAACTGCGGCATCGGCATGGTGGTGGTGGTCTCGGCCGAAGATGTCGATACCGCGGCCGAAAAACTCACTGCAGCGGGCGAGACGGTGTACCGCATCGGCCGCATCGACAGCCGCCGGGAAGGCGAGGCGCAGACCATCGTCGAGTGA
- the hda gene encoding DnaA regulatory inactivator Hda, translating to MKQLVLDIRPDTPPTLENFVAGANAELVAALSLQASPATAAQLPARHIYLWGGPGSGRSHLLRATLGMARAAGRPTHLFAATDVDDSLPETDGALLAVDDVEQLSADAQIALFNAFNRARGNRQSLLLSGPSAPLGLVLREDLRTRIGQSLVFEVQPLDDDARATILTTLAERRGLRLADEVVDFLLRHGRRDLASLRRVLDALDAASLERKRPITLPLLREMIRQGLEI from the coding sequence ATGAAGCAGCTCGTCCTCGACATCCGCCCCGATACGCCGCCGACACTGGAAAACTTCGTCGCCGGCGCCAACGCCGAGCTGGTGGCGGCGCTGTCGCTGCAGGCCTCGCCCGCCACTGCAGCCCAGCTCCCGGCGCGCCACATCTACCTGTGGGGCGGCCCGGGCAGCGGCCGCAGCCACCTGTTGCGCGCCACCCTGGGCATGGCGCGCGCGGCCGGCCGTCCCACCCACCTGTTCGCCGCCACCGACGTGGACGATAGCCTCCCGGAAACGGACGGCGCCCTGCTCGCGGTAGACGATGTCGAGCAGCTGTCCGCCGACGCCCAGATCGCCCTGTTCAACGCCTTCAATCGCGCCCGCGGCAACCGCCAGTCGCTGCTCCTGTCCGGGCCGTCGGCGCCGCTCGGGCTGGTGCTGCGCGAGGATCTGCGCACCCGCATCGGGCAGAGCCTGGTCTTCGAGGTGCAGCCTCTCGACGACGACGCCCGCGCCACCATCCTTACCACCCTCGCCGAGCGCCGCGGCCTGCGCCTGGCCGACGAGGTGGTCGATTTCCTGCTGCGCCACGGCCGCCGCGACCTCGCCAGCCTGCGCCGGGTGCTCGACGCGCTCGACGCCGCCTCGCTCGAACGCAAACGTCCGATCACGCTGCCGCTGTTGCGCGAGATGATCCGACAGGGCCTGGAAATCTGA
- a CDS encoding histidinol-phosphatase, protein MNLVLFDLDNTLLAGDSDFAWAQFLIGKGVLDREVQEAKNILFYEQYKAGTLDIFEFLDFQLAPLARHPRAELDAWHREFMERSVRPMITAKARALVQEHLDSDALIAVVTATNAFVTGPIVREFGIPHLVATIPAQEGGAFTGKPRGLPAFKAGKIERVDAWLESLGLHLGSFDRSWFYSDSHNDLPLMQRVSNPVAVDPDDTLRTHAQAQGWPVISLR, encoded by the coding sequence GTGAATCTCGTTCTTTTCGACCTCGACAACACCCTGCTCGCCGGCGACTCCGACTTCGCCTGGGCACAATTCCTGATCGGCAAGGGCGTGCTCGACCGCGAAGTGCAGGAGGCGAAGAACATCCTCTTCTACGAGCAATACAAGGCCGGCACCCTCGACATCTTCGAGTTCCTCGACTTCCAGCTCGCCCCGCTCGCCCGCCATCCGCGCGCCGAGCTCGACGCCTGGCACCGCGAGTTCATGGAGCGGTCGGTACGGCCGATGATCACCGCCAAGGCGCGCGCGCTGGTCCAGGAGCACCTGGACAGCGACGCGCTGATCGCGGTGGTGACGGCGACCAACGCCTTCGTCACCGGCCCGATCGTGCGCGAGTTCGGCATCCCCCACCTGGTCGCCACCATCCCGGCGCAGGAAGGCGGCGCGTTCACCGGCAAGCCGCGCGGCCTGCCCGCCTTCAAGGCAGGCAAGATCGAACGCGTCGATGCCTGGCTCGAATCGCTCGGTCTGCACCTGGGGAGCTTCGACCGGAGCTGGTTCTACAGCGACTCGCACAACGATCTGCCGCTGATGCAGCGGGTATCCAACCCGGTGGCGGTCGACCCCGACGACACCCTGCGCACTCACGCCCAAGCGCAAGGCTGGCCGGTGATCTCGCTGCGCTGA